The proteins below come from a single Pandoraea apista genomic window:
- a CDS encoding SulP family inorganic anion transporter, with the protein MTVDTGHAAAAQLQKPSSYTSSVEPRPPRRVRIARDVLAGVSIAGLLLPEAIAYASIAGLPPQAGLIALLSGLVVYALMGSSRFAIVSGTSSSAAVLAATVGASAGGIGAQVAYAAALVAATGILFLLAGAARLGAMSDFVSKPVLRGFAFGLALTIAIKQLPTILGVQSHYTDTLRIAFDLAHQAPGWNFYSVALGVAALAILFGLGRSARMPATLAVIVLGIALGYWIDWHGHGIGTVGVLNLHNMTFGLPMFDRSQWLQTAELAFALMLILYAESYGSIRSFALKHGDIVSANRDLMALGCANLVSGLLHGMPVGAGYSATSANEAAGAQTRFAGLCAAAVIALIVLMLSPQLSRTPEPVLAAIVIYAVSHSLHPDMFKPYWTWQRDRLVVIAALLAVLVFGILHGLLVAIGVSLLLALRNLSEPAVSVLGRLRDSHDFVDISAHPDATPIPGITIVRPEVPLFFANAERVLSKVRLMLQGQSTPVQTVMLSLEETPDVDSSVIEALRIFSAELMSRGQRLLLVRLKPRALTVLERASDETLPRSALWELSVDKCVQSLALEMHETG; encoded by the coding sequence ATGACTGTCGATACCGGCCATGCCGCCGCGGCACAGCTTCAGAAGCCATCAAGTTATACGAGTTCGGTCGAGCCGCGCCCACCGCGAAGGGTTCGTATTGCGCGCGACGTACTGGCAGGCGTTTCGATAGCAGGACTCTTGCTGCCCGAAGCCATTGCCTACGCAAGTATCGCTGGACTGCCACCGCAGGCGGGCCTGATTGCACTGCTCTCAGGGCTTGTCGTCTATGCGCTAATGGGTAGTAGCCGATTCGCGATCGTGTCGGGAACATCCTCTTCAGCAGCGGTGCTCGCCGCCACTGTGGGAGCCAGCGCCGGGGGCATCGGTGCGCAAGTCGCCTACGCCGCCGCCCTCGTTGCGGCGACGGGCATCCTTTTTCTGCTGGCCGGCGCGGCGCGTTTGGGAGCCATGTCGGACTTTGTCTCGAAGCCGGTCTTGCGCGGTTTTGCATTCGGCCTGGCACTGACAATTGCCATAAAGCAACTGCCGACTATCTTAGGCGTGCAATCGCATTACACCGATACGCTGCGAATAGCCTTCGATCTTGCTCACCAAGCGCCAGGTTGGAATTTCTATAGCGTGGCACTTGGTGTGGCTGCACTGGCCATCCTTTTCGGGTTGGGCCGAAGTGCCCGCATGCCGGCGACACTGGCGGTCATTGTGCTCGGTATTGCATTGGGGTACTGGATCGACTGGCATGGACATGGCATTGGCACCGTTGGCGTGCTCAATCTTCACAATATGACTTTCGGCCTGCCCATGTTCGACCGCTCACAGTGGCTGCAAACCGCAGAACTCGCGTTTGCGCTGATGCTGATTCTGTATGCGGAATCGTACGGATCGATCCGCAGTTTCGCGCTAAAGCATGGCGACATCGTGTCGGCAAACCGGGACCTCATGGCGCTCGGCTGCGCGAACCTTGTCTCCGGTTTGCTGCACGGAATGCCGGTGGGTGCGGGCTACTCGGCGACTTCCGCTAACGAAGCTGCCGGTGCGCAGACCCGATTCGCAGGGTTATGTGCCGCAGCGGTCATTGCGCTGATCGTCCTGATGCTGTCGCCGCAGTTGTCCCGCACGCCTGAACCGGTGCTCGCTGCGATCGTCATTTATGCGGTCAGTCACTCACTACACCCAGACATGTTCAAACCGTACTGGACGTGGCAACGAGACAGACTGGTCGTGATTGCGGCGCTGCTTGCCGTGCTCGTGTTTGGCATACTCCACGGCTTGCTGGTCGCCATCGGCGTGAGCCTTCTTCTCGCCCTGCGTAACTTGTCGGAACCAGCGGTATCGGTACTCGGTCGCCTGAGAGATAGCCATGATTTCGTCGACATCTCCGCGCACCCGGATGCGACCCCCATCCCCGGCATCACGATCGTGCGGCCAGAGGTACCGCTCTTCTTTGCCAATGCCGAACGCGTGCTCAGTAAGGTGCGCTTAATGCTGCAGGGGCAGTCGACGCCGGTGCAGACGGTGATGCTGAGTCTCGAAGAAACGCCCGATGTCGATAGCTCAGTTATCGAAGCGCTGCGCATCTTCTCTGCCGAATTGATGTCCCGTGGACAGAGGCTGCTCCTGGTGCGGCTCAAGCCGCGCGCGCTGACCGTGCTTGAGCGAGCGTCCGACGAGACGCTGCCGCGTAGCGCACTGTGGGAGTTGAGCGTCGATAAATGCGTGCAGTCGCTCGCGCTTGAAATGCACGAGACGGGTTGA
- a CDS encoding DUF6966 domain-containing protein: protein MTRPDRRQFDFIKSGAERMEASMGPKTQELIEVLTKLADLLKTNGGQHWRAWLLRAKARLENADYSGIEYLLQAYGGMGSFNDFVAAQSAIDGQPTGKPGYVELNDEIDGLRTKAWELATDVKRNHEVQRT, encoded by the coding sequence GTGACCCGCCCAGATCGTCGACAATTCGACTTTATCAAGAGCGGCGCTGAACGGATGGAGGCAAGTATGGGACCAAAAACACAAGAGCTGATTGAGGTGTTAACCAAACTCGCCGATCTACTTAAAACCAACGGCGGACAGCACTGGCGCGCTTGGTTGCTTCGTGCCAAAGCTCGTTTAGAAAACGCGGATTACTCCGGTATTGAATATTTGCTTCAAGCGTACGGAGGTATGGGCTCGTTCAACGACTTTGTTGCGGCACAGAGCGCCATAGACGGGCAGCCCACCGGGAAACCCGGGTACGTTGAACTGAACGATGAGATAGATGGCTTAAGAACTAAGGCGTGGGAGCTTGCAACAGACGTCAAGCGCAACCACGAAGTCCAGCGTACCTGA
- a CDS encoding GNAT family N-acetyltransferase, with protein sequence MNLTFSPTTQSDADLLVSIRIAAMRESLERLGRFNPQRARERFLASFEPALCRFIDTDDARVGFFLVRPQPDHWHLDHLYILPEHQARGIGAAVLRQIIADADSQGMPIRLGALRGSQSNDFYRRHGFEQTDESEWDIYYTRQPRSTKA encoded by the coding sequence ATGAACCTGACTTTCTCACCCACTACGCAATCTGACGCTGATCTGCTGGTGAGCATTCGCATCGCCGCGATGCGCGAGAGCCTGGAGCGTCTCGGACGCTTTAACCCGCAGCGTGCGCGGGAACGTTTCTTGGCGTCTTTTGAGCCGGCGCTGTGCCGCTTCATCGACACCGATGATGCTCGGGTGGGCTTTTTCTTGGTTCGCCCTCAACCAGACCACTGGCACCTGGACCACTTGTACATCCTGCCTGAACATCAGGCACGTGGAATCGGAGCAGCAGTGCTGCGACAGATCATTGCAGATGCCGATTCACAAGGCATGCCAATCCGCCTGGGCGCATTGCGCGGCAGTCAATCGAACGACTTCTATCGACGACACGGGTTCGAGCAAACGGACGAATCGGAGTGGGATATTTACTACACTCGCCAACCCCGCTCTACAAAGGCATAG
- a CDS encoding c-type cytochrome — translation MKKTLVASLTILVLTQSSPLFADASNGKTIYLQRCAMCHGADLKGTGALARKSSPATPDLTTPAFKKRLNEYPGVIVSSIVLRPNGDLIPRTLRENGVKLAPYAWRIQDLRDIHQYMSGVILRNQ, via the coding sequence ATGAAAAAAACCCTCGTCGCCTCGCTAACGATTTTAGTACTAACTCAATCATCGCCGCTGTTCGCAGATGCTTCCAACGGGAAGACTATCTACTTACAAAGATGCGCTATGTGTCATGGGGCGGATCTCAAAGGGACGGGAGCGTTGGCTCGGAAAAGCTCACCCGCCACACCGGATCTGACGACGCCTGCATTCAAAAAACGTCTAAATGAGTATCCCGGCGTTATCGTGTCATCGATCGTGCTTCGTCCAAATGGAGACCTGATTCCAAGAACACTAAGGGAAAATGGCGTAAAACTGGCCCCGTACGCGTGGCGAATTCAGGATCTGCGCGACATCCACCAGTACATGAGCGGTGTGATTCTAAGAAATCAATAA
- the ftrA gene encoding transcriptional regulator FtrA, producing the protein MENRLVVALAYDRLCTFEFGCVTELFALERPELGVDWYRFSVCAIEPGPLRAAGGITVAAPYALKRLDSADTIVVPGWRDPDEVPPEALLRKIRAAHRRGARLCSICSGVFVLAAAGVLDGKTVTTHWRYAEKLQQRYPKVHVQSDALYIDEGQIITSAGSAAGLDMLLHLVRRDYGSAVANRVAQRLVVPPHREGGQAQFVPRPMPRDESGRLAKLIDWARQHPALPHTLRSLAERAAMSPRTLQRHFQDATGMAPYEWLTRERVAVARELLEAQPSMPMLRIAELAGFGSEESMRRHFRRIAHTSPAAYREKFGHDARTQKV; encoded by the coding sequence ATGGAAAATCGTCTTGTCGTTGCGTTGGCTTATGACCGGCTTTGTACTTTCGAATTTGGCTGCGTCACCGAATTGTTTGCACTTGAGCGCCCTGAACTCGGCGTCGACTGGTACCGCTTCAGCGTTTGCGCTATCGAGCCCGGACCGCTGCGTGCGGCCGGCGGCATCACCGTCGCCGCGCCTTACGCGCTCAAGCGACTCGACAGTGCTGACACGATCGTGGTGCCCGGTTGGCGCGACCCGGACGAAGTACCGCCTGAGGCGCTGCTGAGGAAGATTCGCGCAGCCCATCGGCGCGGCGCACGTCTTTGCTCGATCTGTTCGGGCGTATTTGTATTGGCGGCGGCTGGCGTGCTCGACGGCAAGACAGTGACGACCCATTGGCGCTACGCCGAGAAACTGCAGCAGCGCTACCCGAAGGTGCATGTGCAGTCAGACGCGCTGTATATCGACGAAGGTCAGATCATTACGTCGGCGGGATCGGCGGCGGGGCTCGACATGCTCCTCCATCTAGTACGACGGGATTACGGAAGCGCAGTGGCCAATCGTGTTGCCCAGCGGCTTGTGGTGCCCCCGCACCGCGAGGGCGGTCAGGCACAGTTTGTGCCGCGACCGATGCCGCGCGACGAGAGCGGACGTCTGGCGAAGTTGATCGACTGGGCACGCCAACACCCGGCCTTACCGCACACCCTGCGCTCGCTTGCCGAACGGGCGGCGATGAGTCCACGCACCTTACAGCGGCATTTTCAGGACGCTACCGGCATGGCGCCCTACGAATGGCTGACGCGCGAGCGTGTGGCGGTGGCGCGAGAGTTACTCGAAGCGCAACCGTCCATGCCGATGCTACGCATCGCCGAGTTGGCAGGCTTCGGGTCGGAAGAATCGATGCGCAGACACTTCCGCCGCATCGCCCATACGAGTCCGGCCGCCTATCGGGAGAAGTTTGGTCATGACGCGCGGACGCAGAAGGTTTGA
- a CDS encoding LysR family transcriptional regulator: MLQSSGAHLDDLLLFTHVVDAGGFSAAERQTGIAKSRLSRRVATLERALGVRLLHRSGQVFGLTPVGEAVLAHAREVAAHVDKIGALTRSAVAEPSGVIHLHTSVLIAETTLPPILAEFARAHPGVQVQLTLSNRFVDLAEERLDLVIRAAVAPLASEDVIALPMATSASIVVAHPSLLQADGPPVRLDALSGYPCLAQGTLAKPRPWQFVDADGKPIDIAVTPAIAVDNLLVIRELALRGAGVAQLPAYLCQDAIDDGSLVPVLQTVRSRPATLYAMYPSRRGMTSAVRVFLDLVRARWQADPVTA; this comes from the coding sequence ATGCTACAAAGCAGCGGCGCGCATCTCGACGACCTACTGCTCTTCACCCACGTGGTCGATGCTGGCGGGTTCAGCGCCGCTGAGCGGCAGACAGGCATCGCCAAGTCGCGGCTGTCTCGCCGGGTGGCGACACTTGAGCGCGCGCTCGGCGTGCGACTGCTACACCGGTCGGGGCAAGTCTTCGGCCTCACGCCGGTGGGCGAGGCGGTGCTCGCGCACGCGCGGGAGGTGGCCGCGCACGTCGACAAGATCGGCGCCCTCACGCGCAGCGCTGTGGCAGAGCCATCGGGCGTGATCCACCTCCATACGTCCGTGCTGATCGCCGAGACCACGCTCCCCCCGATCCTGGCCGAGTTCGCGCGCGCGCACCCGGGCGTGCAGGTGCAGTTGACGCTCTCAAATCGCTTTGTCGACCTCGCCGAGGAGCGACTGGATCTGGTCATCCGCGCGGCCGTTGCGCCCCTCGCCTCGGAGGACGTGATCGCTTTGCCGATGGCCACGTCGGCGTCGATCGTCGTAGCCCATCCGTCGTTGCTGCAAGCCGACGGCCCGCCCGTACGCCTCGATGCGTTGTCTGGCTACCCCTGTCTCGCGCAGGGCACGCTGGCAAAACCGCGGCCATGGCAGTTCGTCGACGCAGACGGCAAGCCGATCGATATCGCTGTCACACCGGCCATTGCCGTGGATAACCTGCTGGTCATCCGCGAACTCGCGCTGCGCGGCGCCGGCGTGGCACAGTTGCCGGCCTATCTTTGCCAGGACGCCATCGATGACGGCTCGCTGGTGCCCGTGCTGCAAACCGTGCGCTCGCGCCCGGCCACGCTGTACGCCATGTACCCGAGCCGGCGCGGCATGACGTCTGCCGTGCGTGTGTTCCTCGATCTGGTGCGCGCAAGGTGGCAGGCCGATCCGGTCACGGCCTGA
- a CDS encoding HAD family hydrolase has protein sequence MFSAAIFDMDGLLVDSERAIMNTWITVGLDLGIALSASDYLRIVGRSSTECELILTELLGGAATFREALARVRQHLSKPSVNPIFPLKSGARTLLTELSRAGIPCAVASSSPVDEIRSRLGRVGVLHFFKTIAGGDEVDRGKPDPAVYRLAAHRLGVPADACLAFEDSDNGAHAAASAGIAVVVVPDLKPPAAEVAELSFRILGKLDVAIEHVADWFTTRDTKFA, from the coding sequence ATGTTCTCAGCGGCGATCTTCGACATGGACGGCCTGCTGGTCGATTCAGAGCGCGCGATCATGAACACATGGATCACGGTGGGATTGGACCTTGGGATCGCGTTGTCGGCGAGCGATTATCTTCGGATTGTCGGAAGGTCGTCTACGGAATGTGAACTGATCCTGACGGAGTTGCTCGGTGGGGCGGCGACATTTCGGGAGGCGCTGGCCCGAGTTCGGCAGCACTTGAGCAAGCCATCCGTAAATCCGATATTTCCGCTGAAATCTGGAGCACGAACGCTACTGACTGAGCTATCGCGGGCAGGCATTCCATGCGCTGTCGCTTCGTCGTCTCCTGTGGATGAGATTAGATCTCGCCTTGGGCGTGTAGGTGTGCTGCATTTTTTTAAGACGATCGCAGGCGGGGATGAAGTCGATCGTGGGAAACCCGATCCGGCAGTCTACAGACTTGCAGCCCATCGACTCGGCGTGCCGGCGGATGCGTGCTTAGCATTTGAAGATAGCGACAACGGCGCGCACGCGGCCGCGAGTGCCGGTATCGCCGTGGTCGTCGTTCCAGACTTAAAACCACCGGCTGCTGAGGTCGCCGAATTGAGCTTTCGGATACTGGGAAAACTCGATGTAGCCATTGAGCACGTTGCAGACTGGTTCACGACGCGCGACACAAAATTTGCGTGA
- a CDS encoding MFS transporter: protein MHADSPVLSDPADNALYRRVAWRLVPFLMLCYVAAFLDRVNVGFAKLQMLDDLGFSETVYGLGAGIFFIGYFLFEVPSNVLMHRIGAKKTLARIMVLWGMISAAMAFTQTPTQFYVLRFLLGAAEAGFYPGIILYLTYWFPSARRGQIIAIFMTAVPFAGILGGPLSGWIMQTFHMGHGMAGWQWMFIIEAVPSLVLGVAVLAYLDDRIADARWLSDAEKARLAHNVAAETREKVEHVSLWKLLQDRRVLHMALICYCTVSSLSGLAFWIPSVIKSTGVKSLLEIGLLTAVPNACAVVSMVLVCRHSDKTRERRWHMVIPFVVGGVGLILSTLFGHNPPVAVAMLSVAAAGCMVCSPLFWSLPTAFLEGRSAAAGIAGINAFAGLAAFVSPYAIGWIKDTTGSTDWGMYFLASFAFIGAFLVLRVPARLVNR, encoded by the coding sequence ATGCATGCCGACTCTCCGGTGCTGAGCGACCCTGCCGACAATGCGCTGTATCGCCGCGTGGCGTGGCGGCTTGTTCCGTTCCTGATGCTCTGCTACGTGGCCGCCTTCCTCGATCGCGTGAACGTCGGTTTCGCAAAGCTGCAAATGCTCGACGACCTGGGCTTCTCCGAGACCGTGTATGGTCTCGGCGCAGGCATCTTCTTCATTGGATACTTCCTGTTCGAAGTGCCCAGCAACGTGCTGATGCATCGTATCGGGGCGAAGAAGACACTGGCGCGCATCATGGTCCTGTGGGGCATGATCTCGGCCGCCATGGCCTTCACGCAAACGCCAACGCAGTTTTACGTGTTGCGCTTTTTGCTCGGTGCGGCCGAAGCCGGGTTCTACCCGGGCATCATTCTGTATCTGACGTACTGGTTTCCGTCGGCACGTCGCGGCCAGATCATCGCGATCTTCATGACGGCCGTACCGTTTGCCGGCATTCTGGGCGGCCCGCTCTCCGGCTGGATCATGCAGACGTTCCACATGGGGCACGGCATGGCCGGCTGGCAGTGGATGTTCATCATCGAAGCCGTGCCGTCGCTGGTGCTGGGTGTCGCTGTGCTGGCCTACCTTGATGACCGCATTGCCGATGCCCGCTGGCTAAGCGACGCCGAGAAGGCGCGACTCGCTCACAATGTCGCCGCAGAAACGCGTGAGAAGGTCGAGCATGTTTCGCTGTGGAAGCTGCTGCAGGACCGTCGCGTGCTGCACATGGCGCTGATCTGCTATTGCACCGTGTCGAGCCTCTCGGGCCTTGCGTTCTGGATTCCCTCGGTGATCAAGTCGACCGGCGTGAAGTCGTTGCTGGAGATTGGCTTGCTGACTGCCGTGCCTAACGCCTGTGCGGTCGTCTCGATGGTGCTGGTGTGCCGTCATTCCGACAAGACGCGCGAGCGCCGCTGGCACATGGTGATTCCGTTCGTCGTTGGTGGGGTCGGTCTCATCTTGTCGACGTTGTTCGGTCATAATCCGCCGGTCGCGGTCGCAATGCTCTCGGTGGCCGCCGCCGGCTGCATGGTCTGCTCGCCGCTGTTCTGGAGTTTGCCGACGGCCTTTCTGGAAGGGCGCAGCGCCGCTGCCGGTATCGCAGGGATTAACGCCTTTGCCGGTCTGGCCGCCTTCGTCAGCCCTTACGCCATCGGCTGGATCAAGGACACGACCGGGTCGACCGACTGGGGTATGTATTTCCTCGCCAGCTTCGCGTTCATCGGTGCCTTTCTGGTGCTGCGCGTGCCGGCGCGGCTTGTCAATCGCTAA
- a CDS encoding chloramphenicol phosphotransferase CPT family protein — protein MPITEVPLPPYGTIVVLNGPSSAGKSSLAKYLRENLVEHHLHIELDAFRNMEPANYWDVEKSVAQVRVAALCRAINATTATFSRHGQAVIVDHVLSPDAWHYLLEDLIDLPVFIIGVFCSLEILIKRELTRADRKIGLAKSQFDSIHANRHYDYIVDTSSSSTSDCGQSILKWLRSRPTPTAFTTMHQQFFGNRN, from the coding sequence ATGCCTATTACCGAAGTTCCGCTGCCCCCGTACGGGACCATTGTCGTCCTCAACGGTCCGAGCAGTGCCGGCAAGAGCTCACTGGCCAAGTATTTGCGCGAGAACTTGGTTGAGCATCATTTGCACATTGAATTGGACGCGTTCCGAAACATGGAGCCTGCAAACTACTGGGATGTCGAGAAGTCGGTGGCACAGGTTCGCGTTGCCGCGCTATGTAGAGCAATAAATGCCACTACCGCGACCTTTTCTAGGCACGGTCAGGCAGTAATCGTCGATCATGTCCTTTCACCCGATGCGTGGCACTACCTGCTCGAAGACTTGATTGATCTGCCAGTATTCATCATCGGCGTCTTTTGTTCGCTCGAAATTCTGATCAAGCGTGAACTTACCCGTGCCGACCGTAAGATCGGATTGGCCAAGTCCCAATTCGACTCGATTCATGCTAATCGGCACTATGACTACATTGTGGACACGTCGTCTTCGAGCACGTCTGATTGTGGGCAGTCGATCCTGAAGTGGTTGCGGAGTCGACCGACTCCAACTGCTTTCACGACGATGCATCAGCAGTTCTTTGGTAACCGGAATTAG
- a CDS encoding SMI1/KNR4 family protein: MVEFSKSVMAHMTFDILTFPHGAPIQETEIREAEIALGHAVPAELLAVYRVANGFRGPTNAAFLYPLLTPQAFNDQTAVALTLALREEGIQPSFWDRAIMFGDPGMMPCWGIEVDSARLFEWWPEDGEEIAYLDRSILQLWCEKKAWYDEITNQTNPV; this comes from the coding sequence ATGGTCGAGTTCTCAAAATCGGTAATGGCTCATATGACGTTCGACATTTTGACGTTCCCCCACGGCGCCCCAATTCAGGAGACTGAGATCCGGGAAGCTGAAATTGCGCTGGGCCATGCAGTGCCCGCAGAGCTGCTCGCCGTCTATCGCGTTGCAAATGGATTTCGCGGTCCAACCAACGCAGCATTCCTGTATCCGCTGCTAACACCGCAGGCGTTTAACGATCAGACCGCCGTTGCACTTACCTTGGCACTTAGAGAAGAGGGGATTCAACCAAGCTTTTGGGATCGGGCAATCATGTTCGGTGATCCAGGCATGATGCCGTGTTGGGGAATCGAGGTCGATTCGGCAAGGCTTTTCGAGTGGTGGCCGGAAGACGGAGAAGAAATAGCCTACCTAGATCGCTCAATACTCCAACTGTGGTGCGAAAAGAAGGCGTGGTACGACGAGATCACAAACCAGACCAATCCGGTGTGA
- a CDS encoding YgeY family selenium metabolism-linked hydrolase produces MTIDVIALTQDMVRTPSLSGDEGSMAALVEQRMRELGFDEIHRDENGSVLGLIGPAGTDVAVLFDGHMDVVPVVGTWSVEPFGGEIRDGRLYGRGSADMKGGIAAAMCGVAQAAATGRLTRRVAVSASVMEEVIEGFALAPVLDRCSPAAVIICEPSKLQIKSGQKGRMEILLTFEGTPAHAASPECGVNPLHAAAQALIALQDLPLPTHSSLGDALLVPTDIVSTPYPSISMIPTAVTIRFDRRTLPGETSQDVLSAIESRLRDAGLARFSLAVTGDKVRTFTGCCARPFRWLPAWQMADDHALVSTAARAVREAGRVASLGTWRFCTNGSESAGRRGIPTIGLGPGNEEDAHTIDESIALDQLIGARDIYRELALQLATQ; encoded by the coding sequence ATGACGATCGACGTTATTGCACTGACGCAGGACATGGTGCGCACGCCGAGCCTCTCCGGCGACGAAGGAAGCATGGCGGCGCTAGTCGAGCAACGTATGCGAGAGCTCGGGTTTGACGAGATCCATCGCGACGAGAACGGTTCGGTGCTGGGCCTTATTGGTCCGGCAGGCACCGACGTTGCCGTGCTGTTCGATGGACACATGGATGTTGTGCCCGTGGTCGGCACTTGGAGCGTGGAACCCTTCGGGGGCGAAATTCGCGATGGCCGGCTCTATGGACGCGGCAGCGCCGACATGAAGGGCGGTATCGCGGCGGCCATGTGCGGGGTCGCGCAGGCGGCTGCAACGGGGCGGCTTACGCGGCGCGTGGCGGTGTCGGCGAGCGTGATGGAAGAGGTGATCGAAGGCTTCGCACTGGCACCGGTCCTTGACCGGTGTTCGCCTGCGGCAGTCATCATCTGTGAGCCGTCGAAACTCCAGATCAAGTCGGGGCAGAAAGGGCGCATGGAGATTCTGTTGACGTTCGAAGGTACGCCAGCGCACGCCGCGTCACCCGAGTGCGGTGTGAACCCGTTGCACGCGGCTGCGCAGGCGTTGATCGCGTTACAAGATCTGCCGTTGCCGACGCATTCGTCGTTGGGGGATGCACTGTTGGTGCCGACGGACATTGTGTCGACGCCGTATCCGTCGATCTCGATGATTCCGACTGCGGTGACGATCCGTTTTGACCGGCGCACGTTGCCGGGCGAAACGTCACAGGATGTGCTCTCCGCCATCGAGTCGAGACTTCGCGATGCCGGGTTGGCGCGCTTCTCGCTTGCGGTGACAGGCGACAAGGTGAGGACATTTACCGGTTGCTGCGCGCGGCCGTTCCGATGGCTGCCCGCGTGGCAAATGGCCGACGATCACGCGCTGGTGTCGACAGCGGCGCGTGCGGTCCGGGAGGCTGGACGCGTCGCCAGCCTGGGGACCTGGCGCTTCTGCACCAATGGCTCGGAATCTGCGGGACGCCGCGGCATTCCGACGATTGGACTTGGGCCGGGCAATGAGGAGGACGCGCACACCATCGACGAATCGATCGCCTTGGATCAACTCATCGGGGCGCGCGACATTTATCGCGAACTGGCACTACAGTTGGCGACACAATAA
- a CDS encoding rhodanese-like domain-containing protein, whose protein sequence is MSTLSKNNAVTAIPAAESTAALAHFRASLQFETDCSDVASALASGSPGFVLLDVRSPALFASGHIPGAVNLMHGKIIASKLADYSHDTLFVTYCAGPHCNGATRGAIRLAQLGRSVKVMIGGVTGWLDEGFDLAVSDPSVR, encoded by the coding sequence ATGTCCACCCTCAGCAAAAATAACGCCGTTACGGCCATCCCCGCCGCCGAGAGCACCGCGGCACTTGCCCACTTTCGCGCGTCGCTGCAATTTGAAACCGATTGCTCCGATGTTGCCAGTGCGCTGGCCAGCGGATCGCCCGGCTTCGTGTTGCTCGACGTTCGAAGTCCGGCGCTGTTTGCTAGCGGCCACATTCCTGGCGCCGTGAACTTAATGCATGGCAAGATCATCGCGTCGAAGCTCGCCGATTATTCGCACGACACGCTCTTCGTCACCTACTGCGCGGGACCGCACTGCAATGGCGCGACGCGAGGCGCCATTCGGCTGGCTCAGTTGGGACGGTCAGTGAAGGTGATGATTGGCGGTGTTACGGGATGGCTCGACGAAGGTTTCGACCTTGCAGTGAGCGATCCGAGTGTGCGTTGA
- a CDS encoding VOC family protein: MNKQIFINLPVTDLPRSKTFYEAIGAVNNPAFTDETAACMVISETIYAMLLTHDKWRQFTGKRIVNAHAEAQVLLCLSAGGREEVSEFVQKATDAGGKADPTPVQDFGFMYGRSFEDPDGHIWEVMWMDPEAVPPQG, translated from the coding sequence ATGAACAAGCAGATATTCATCAACCTGCCCGTGACAGACCTGCCGCGATCCAAGACCTTTTACGAGGCTATTGGCGCAGTCAACAACCCCGCGTTCACTGATGAAACTGCGGCATGCATGGTGATCTCCGAGACGATCTACGCCATGCTGCTCACCCACGACAAATGGCGCCAGTTCACGGGGAAGCGAATCGTCAACGCGCACGCGGAGGCACAGGTCTTATTGTGTCTGTCAGCGGGCGGACGGGAAGAGGTGTCCGAATTCGTGCAGAAGGCGACCGACGCCGGCGGCAAAGCGGACCCCACGCCTGTCCAGGATTTTGGCTTCATGTACGGACGCAGCTTTGAGGATCCGGACGGCCATATCTGGGAGGTGATGTGGATGGACCCCGAAGCCGTTCCGCCTCAAGGTTAA